DNA from Lentibacillus amyloliquefaciens:
TTACCAAATGGACAATGCCACTTTTTCATTAAGGTTTGTCTTTTTGGCGAAAAATAGAGCTAAATTGATTACAGAATATTCAATTTATATTAATGCAACGCTAGTGATTGGGCATAGACAATAAAAGAGGTGTTCCAATGTTATATAAAAATAATAATGAGTTTAATAAAAAGCAGGCGGAAATCATCGGACGTCTAAATAAAGAAGGTATCAGGGTTCGAAAGGGCAAAAAGGAACCCTTAAATAGAGAATATTCGGGGATACTTGGTTATGAAAGTAAAATATTAAAGATAAATTTTCCAAAATAAAATCGATTTTGGACTGCTTTGGCCCTTTTTAACATGACCAAGATCTTTTCGTTCAAGGACAAGGAAGCATGGGGACGGTTCTCCTGCTTTCTTTTTGTATAGCTTGGTGTCTTTTGAGATACTTTCATGTGGTGATAGGAATGCTGTGAGTGTCAAATAAAAATTAATATATGGTGCCATATCCTTTTCTGATTAGCATAACCTTCATCTGTAATAGGACAATCAATCTTCTTCATATAAAGAGGTAAGGAGGTTGATTGTGTGATCACCCGAAAGTTGTGTTTGCCCGACAGCAGGTTATTCCTAATAAAATAACTATCCGGAACAAACGGATAGCTATTCTTTATTCGCGTGTATGTCAAATCTTTTGTGAGTATGTTTTCTAATCCAAAGGACTACTTCTTCAAATGGTGGTCTCGTTTTATCGTTTGCCACCGATAGTACAAATCGATACACTTCTTCATCTTCTACTACTAAATCAAATCCGTTTAGGTCTAAAAAAGTAAAGGTTGATAAAAATGATGTCCTTTTATTACCATCAGAAAAACAATGGCCACTTGCCATTTCGTACAGATACACGGATGCTTTTTCTTCAATTGATGGGTAACGTTCAAAATCTCCATAGCCGGACATAGGTAAAGCTAATTTAGCCTCAAGTTTGCCGGGTTCTCTACCCTGGATGCCACCGAAATCTTTAAGTGCTTGATCGTGCAGTTCGATTACATCTTCAAGCTCAAGATATTCCACCTTCATTAATTCTTGCTAAGCTTCTCCAAAGCCTTGCCATTTGCTTTGACAGCTTTTTTGTAACTTGCCTGGATTCTTTTTTTGCGACTTTCAGCTTTTGGCTTCATACCTGTTTTGTTCATATCTTTATCATCCTTTTTCTTCTTCATGGACAGGCCTCCTATATAAAATACACATACTATAATATATATGTTAGCCTACCCAATAATAGAAGTTTTTAAATCCTTTGACCCTATATTACCACACTATCATCTATCTTTCCATTGTATTTAGTGCCTGTGACTCCAATAACAGTAATCCACATATTATCGCTTATAAAGATCCTCAGCAGGAAGAAGTAGTTTAGGATTCAGAATATTTAAGAAAATCCGATTTAGCATGATTGCTTTTTTAATCTTCGGGGTATAACATAAAAGACAAGGGAGGTAAGAATATGAACATGAATGAGCGATTGCGAAAAAAATGGATAAAAGAGGTCCATATCGTGAAAATGCATGCAAATTCAACGCCTCTGAATATGAGAAAGCTGAAAAACGTGTCCGAAAGTTCCGGGAAAATAAAAACAAAATGAGAGAAACGCTAAAGATTTAGCCCCCATATATAAGTGAAATAACTTTTGGAAATATCCCGTATCAACTTAAATGATGATACGGGATATTTGTTTGAGCGCCTGTCACTTTCACAGATAGCTGCTTCTTGGTTAGGCCGCAATTTTACGATTAAGGGGTGAAACGTATGATTACATACAAACATGGGAATCTTTTAGAGGATTCTGCTGAAGCTCTCGTAAATACTGTGAACACTGTCGGCGTGATGGGGAAGGGTATAGCACTGCAATTTAAGCAGGCATTTCCAGAAGTTTTCCAAGAGTATGAAAAAGCATGTAAAAGAAATGAAATCACAATTGGCAAAATGCATGTTGTGCCTATCGATGGAACGGCAGGCCCCCGATATGTCATTAACTTTCCTACAAAAAAGCATTGGAAGGAAAACTCAAAAAAATATTATATTGAAGATGGTTTAGAGAACCTCGTAAAAGTTGTGCACGATCTGGGTCTTTCATCAATTGCGCTTCCCCCGCTGGGATGCAGAAATGGCGGATTAGAATGGACGCAGGTTAAGACACTGATTGAAAAAGCATTTGAAGGAACCAATGTAAATGTCCATGTCTATGAACCTATGGGAAGCCCGGCTCCCGGAAAGATGAAAGTCAGAACGAAAAAGCCTGAAATGACAGAAGCAAGGGCTTTATTATTAGCTTCAATAAACAATTACAAAGGACCTGGATATAAATTGACGGTGTTGGAAATACAAAAAATCGCTTATTTTCTTCAGGAAGCTGGCGAACAGCTGAGATTGAATTTTAAGAAATATAAATATGGTCCTTATGCCGAGAATTTAAATCACGTGCTGCAGCGGCTGGAAGGACACTTTATCCGGGGATATGGTGATCGAAGCCGGCAATCGGATATTCAATTGATTAATTCAGCCGGGGAAAAGGCTTATGAATTTCTAGAAACTAAAGCAGAAACCGTGGAACGTTTAAACAGGGTGAACAACATCATGAATGGTTTTGAAACACCGTATGGACTGGAATTGCTTGCCACCGTTCATTGAATCAGAAAGTATGAAACGCCGGCTAACAACGAAGAGTTAGTGGTTCAAGTGCATAACTGGAACGAACGAAAGAAAGCATTATTTCCTGCCAAACACATTCACAAAGCAGCTGAACATTTGAATAAGATTGCGTTATAATCACGATCGAAACATTTTCGCCTTAACAATGGGTGAGAATGTTTCTTTTTTTGGCTTATGCTCGGGTGGGGAGAGTAGGTGAAGTGTGAAGTTGCGCGAGATTGTTTGATACGTGGTACTACATGGGCTCGAGGTCGGTCGACATGGGCGGGTGCGAGCGTGATATGGGCTGCACCAAGACAACATGGGCCAGAAAACGGGAACATGGGCTCAAATGTGTGTGACATGGGCTGGAAGCAGTTCATCATGGGCGGCAGCTCAGCATAATGGGCTACAGTACAGGAAGATTACGTGCCTGTCACCACTCCATTAGTATAGAGAAAAATAAAGTGGCAGAGGATGTCCCAATAAAAAAGGCATTCTGCAAAATTGGAATACCTTTTCTTCTGGCTAATTTTATTAATCAAGTCCATATTGGCTTGCTGTTTTTCTTCGTTGAAAAAGAGTTCAATACCTGTTTCACTGTGAAAAGCGTTGACTACATAGGAAGTTTCATCAGTAAGACCAAAAGACTCATTATTATTACCTGCCATACCAGAAAGGTCAATTAGTTTTAATTGGTTATTGACTGCTTTATATAACGTGCTGCCGTTCTTGACTTTTGAAAGGATATCGCTTATCTTAATAAACCTAATCAATGACTGAAAAAAGCTGTGTACGATAATGCTGGCCTAAATGAAATTGAAGGGTATTGTGTTGACGTGGAGGCGTATAATTTGATGAGTAGTTAGGTCAAGTTTGGCGCCTGGTATAGTAAATGGATAATTAATAAAAAACAACCGTTTTCATTGTAAAATGGGAGCACCTGCTGCAGAACTTATTTCGTGGCAGCCGGGATTTGTCGCAGATTATCGCCTGACGATGAAAAATAGATTTAAGATGGAATAATGCAACAAAATCATATAAAATAGAAGCAGGTGGGTGATATTAATGGAAAATGAAGCATTGCTAAATCGCATTCTTGAAAAGTTAGAAACACTGGAAAAAGGACAACAAGATTTCAAGGCAAAAATGAATGATTTCAGGCAAGAAACACAAGAAGGAATAAAGAATTTAAACGAAAAATTAGACCTGTTAACGAAACAAACAAGTAATGCTGTTGTTGAAAATCATTCTAATGAATTAAAATTCTTATCCAGTAAAGTTCAGCAATTGGAGAAAGATATATATAAATTAAAACATTCATAATCACTTAATTGTAACCCTCTTGATTTCTCTTTCCTCAAGTGTTTTTCTAGTAAATAATCTCGGGCGTCAATCACATCCCGAGTAATTGTATCTTACATGTTTTATGCGCAATCAAAAAAGAAAAACTGAAAGGATGAGTTACATTCCCTATCAGTTTTTTTAATTTGTCTGTATTTAAACTAATTCAACTTGCTCCATGATATCAAACTCTGCACCCTGATATTCTTTAATATCACTGGGGCATAAAGGTAGGTATCGTATTTAAAATCCCAACTATACCATACTTATTCAAAACGGATAATCGATTCACAGCATCATCAATTTCTTTAGGGTATTGATTTCAAATGCCCGATATCGCACACTGGGCGGTATGTTTTATGAATTATGTGATGAAAGTTATGATCCGATTGGGCTCTGGCGTTACAGCAGTTAATCAAGCTTCCCGGAAGATACCCTCAAAAAGGCGAATAATAAAATGCAGCAACTCACCAAAAGTCAACTACAACAATTAATTGCGAATCTGCCCAATTATATCAAGGTACACCTGCCTGTTTCAGTCTGCGAAAGTCGAGTTGTTAATTTAAATTTTCCACTGCGTAATCTGCTTCTTCTTGTGTGAATTTTTCCCCGTAATCTGAAGATAATTGATCCCTGATTGCTTCAAGCGACATATCCATTGATTCTTGATAACTTTTTGCAGATTCTAGTGCGTTCTCATTCCAATCTGCTTCTATATTATCCGCAGCGTATTGTGCTTCTTCATCTGTAAATTTTTCTCCGTGCTCCGATGTCAATTGGTCGTATATACCCGCTTTAGACATATGCATAGTCTCACTGTAATTTTCCGCTGACTTCAATGCGTTGTCGTTCCAATCAGCCTCAATATTGTCAATTGCATACTGAGCTGCGTCATCCGGGAATTGGTCACCATATTCGGATGTCAACTGGTCAAAAATCCCGGCTTTAGACATGTGCATCATATCTGAATAGTTTTCTGCTGAATTTAATGCAGATGTGTGCTCGGTTGGAACATCGTCTTCTGTGTTTGTTTCTTCAACAGGATCAGGTTCATTACTTTCTTCTGTTTCTTGAGGCTCTTCTTCAACTTGTTCAGCTTCTGTATTTTCTTCTGGTGGATTATTATCTTCTTCTACTACTTCTTGATCGGCTTCCTCCTCCTCGGCTTCAGATGAAGCAATGTCAGAATTACCGGTTGGTATTGCTAAACCTATAATAAAAAGACCAACACCGACCATTAAAACAACTTTTCCTGGCTTTTTTTCACCCTTTTTCAAGGCTAAAATTAAGACTGCACCAACTATAATAATTATGAATCCGATTGCACCTATAAATGCACTCATGTAAACCCTCCATTTATGTAATTAGGTCTATTTTACTGGATAAAATGTACTATTACAAGATTAAAAAAATAAACCCATCTACAGATCTTATTTCGTGGCAGCCGGGGGTTGGCGCAGGTTATCGTTTTACACAATTATTAAGACGCGGGGACTGTCCCCACTGCTTCGGGCGCGGTTTGGGGTCGTTCGATATGGGCTGGAGATTGGTCAACATGGGCGGGTGAGGGCGTGATATGGGCGCGAAAATGGAAACATGGGCCGGAGCGTGTGTAATATGGGCGGGAAAGCGACAACATGGGCGCGAAAACGGAAGTATGGGCGGGAAGTCATTCATCATGGGCGGCAGAACAGTCAACATGGGCTGGGAGCGGGGACTGTCCCCGCTCCTCCCATTAGCTTCCAGGGCGGAAAGTGTTAATGTATGATTCTGCTTCCTCGTATGGTTCGTTTGTTGGGCCGACTGCTTCCATGTCGACGACAATCATGGATGGTTTCCGTTTTGCGATGGCCGTTTCCAGTGCGGCTGTAAATGTATCAGCCGATGTGACTTTTTTGGCTTCAAAGCCCATCGATTCGCTCATTTTCACATAATCCGGATATTCCAGGTCGACGGCATGAGTCCGCCCGTATGCGGCAGATTGCAGATAGCGCAGGATACCGTAGCCGCCATCGTCAAACAGAACAATGACCAGAGGCAATTTTTCCTGGGCAGCAGTGGCAAGCTCACCCGCATTGACCATGAAACCACCGTCACCTGCCATCAATACGACAAGGCGATTTTCATCCGCTATTTGTGCCCCGATGGCAGTTGGCAGCCCTTGCCCGATACCGCCTCCGGAAGCAAAAATGGATGTCCGCGGTTCATAAATATCAATCAGCCGGTTTCCCCACAGATAAGCGGGTATTGTGACATCACGGACAAGAATAGCATTATCCGGCATGAGTCTGCGCATACTGTCGGCAAATTCATCATACGGGGCAACAGCTTCACGTAATTCCGTGCGCACTTGATTGCGCACAGATTTGACTTTTTCTATAAAGGTCGGCTCGGTTGACGACGCTTGATCACCAATCAGCCGGTTAAGTTGTTTCAGTACTTGTTTGGCGTCACCGACAAGTCCATAGGTTGTTTCATAGTTTAGATTCAAGGCTTCCGGATCCGCATTAATCCCAATATGTTCTGCGGGAATTGGCGTTGTCCAGTCATTGGTTTCGTCACCGCGGAAGTGGGTTCCGATGCTGATAAGCAGATCCGATTTTTCAAATAACCCTTCAACCGCCGGATCTGCAGCGAAATTGCCGATGCAGAGCGGATAGTTTTCTGGAATCGCCCCCTTACCTGATTCGCTGGTGACGACTGCTGGCTGAAGCTTGTCGGTGAACTGCTTGAGTACTTGTGTTGCATCTGCCTTAATAACACCGCCGCCGACCCAGACAATCGGTCTTTTTGCTTCTAGAATTTTTTTAATTAATGCTTCCGGAATAATGTTTTCATCGTCAGTCGGTTCAGCTTTTTTGACATGCCCGCTGAAATCTATGACAGTCGTCTCAGGAATTATCATTGTCTGTAAATCAGTCGGGACGGATACGGTTATCGGCCCCAGAGGTGGCTTAAATGCTTCATTAATCGATTGCGAAATCAATGCGCCGGTTTGCTCAGCCTGTTTCAATAAATGTGCTTTTTTGCCGGCACCCGTCATCATCGACAGCTGGTCTTTTGCTTCGTGGATGTAGCGCTTTTTCTTTCCAATGTAATTTGACGCGACTTCACCTGTAATATGTAAGAGCGGTGTTCCCTGGTTCCACGATTCGGTAAGTGCTCCGGCAGCGTTTCCCGCACCTGCTCCTGTGCTTGTCAGGACAACACCCAGCTTTCCTGTTGCACGGGCATAGCCATCTGCCATATTGACCGCTCCGCTTTCTCCTCGGGCAGGCACTAGCCGAATCGACCCCTCGCGTACAATGGCGTCGTATATCGGCATGTTATGAATGCTCACAATGCCATAAACGACTTCAACGCCAGCCTTGACAAGCTGTTCAACAATGGCGTCGGCTGTTGTGAAAGTTTTTTGATCTGTGCTGTTCATCTTGTTACCTCCATTTGTTTCGGTTTAATAGTTGTTATATATTAGATTTTTTGCATTCGACTGACTGGTAGAAAGTACATTTATTTATGTTACCATGAATAGATATCTTGTCAAATTTTGCTTAAATACTGATGTGTCAGTATTTGACGATTAGAAGGTGAAAGGTTAAGCTTATTGATGTTAAAACATTCTATCAAAAAGCAATCGATTGATAGAATGTTTCGTCAGACGATGACTAATATCTGACATAATCGTTTGATAGAGTAAGTGAACATCCGGGGGGTAAATAAAATGAAGTATTTAAATATGTTCTTTGATGGTCAATGGACCGATTCAAAAGATTATAAGCAAAGAGACATCCTCAATCCTGCCAATGGTGAGGTCATCGCAAAGGCGTCGGAAGGCACGGCTGAAGACGCTAAAAAAGCGATCACAGCGGCCAGGAAGGCGTTTGATGCGGGTGATTGGCCGGATATGGCACCAGCTGAGCGGTCGGCATTTTTGTACAGGGTTGCGGCTGAAATCGATTCACATCATGATGAATTAACGCGGCTTGAAACATTGGATAATGGTAAAACACTTGCTGAAGCCGGTTATGATGTCAGTGATGCCGCAGACTGTTTCCGGTATTACGCAGGGCTGATTCGGAAACCCGAGGGTCAGGCATATGATGCGCCTGACGATATCCAGACAATGGTCGTGCATGAGCCGATTGGTGTGTGCGGTTTAATTGTCCCGTGGAATTTTCCGTTGCTGATGAGCGTTTGGAAAATTGCTCCCGCACTAGCCGCGGGAAACACTGTTATCCTTAAGCCATCAGAAGTGACCCCGGTCACGGCCGTGAAGCTTTTCGAAATCTTTGAAGCTGCCGGAATGCCTAAAGGCACTGTAAACCTTGTACTGGGAAGCGGCGCAACTGCAGGCAATGAACTGGCCGAAAGTCATCATGTTGATAAAATTTCATTTACAGGTGGAACGAAAACAGGCAGAACGATTATGAAAGCAGCGGCCGGGAATCTGAAAAAGATATCGCTGGAGCTGGGGGGCAAATCACCGAATATTGTGTTTGCCGATGCCGATTTAGACACGGCTGTTGACCATGCTTTGTATGGTATATTTTTTGGGGCTGGACAGGTTTGCTCGTCAGGGTCGCGTATATTGGTTGAAGATAGCATCCACGATCAATTTGTGGAGCGATTTGCTGAACGGGCTAAAAACATTAAAGTTGGTCCCGGTGACGATACGCAGTCGGAAATGGGGCCGCTTGTCAGCGAAGCGCATATGAATAATGTTCTTGACTACATCGCCGCCGGAAAAGATGAAGGTGCACGGCTTGTATGTGGCGGAAACCGCATCGAAACGGGCGCATTTAAAAATGGCTATTTTGTTGAACCAACGGCGTTTACCGGCACAACGGAAGATATGACTATTGTCCAGGAAGAAATTTTTGGTCCGGTTGCTGTTTTTCAGACTTTCAGCGATGAGAAAGACGCGGTCCGGCTCGCAAATAACACCAATTACGGACTGGCCGGGAGTGTCTTTACCAGTGATAGCGCTAAAGCATTAAGGGTCATTAAAAAGGTTCGTGCAGGCATCACATGGGTGAACACCTACCATACGACGTATAATGATTCGCCTTGGGGCGGCTATAAACAGAGCGGGATCGGCCGCAGCCTCGGTACTTATGGTCTGGAGGAATACCAGGAAGTAAAGCAAATCAATATCAGCCAGCAAGTTGAACGCTCCGGATGGTTCTCCGAGTAACCAAACTAAAGAGACATTCAGGCTGGTTGCTATTAGATACCGAATACTGGAGGGGACAACCATGACACATTCAAGAATTGAAATGGATCACATCACACACAAAACAGGTAAAGCGGATTGTCTGTCGATTGATACAGCCATCATTGGTGCGGGGGTATCCGGTTTATATGCCGGGTATCGCTTGCTGTCGGGCGATTTCATGAATGATAAGCATCGTCCTGATTCAGTGCACATTTTTGAGATGGACACCCGGGTAGGCGGCCGGCTGGAGTCGATTACATTACCTGATATGAACGTAACGGGGGAAATGGGGGGCATGCATTATGATACCTCATACAACATTACGACGACATTGATCGAGGACATTTTTCAGCTTCATCACACGCCTTTTCCGTCGGGTGATCCAAACGATTATCTCTACTACTTGCGAGGAAAGCATTTTAAAGGAGATGAATGGGCGCGTGCACAAGACAGGGGGAAGTGCTTGAGGTACCTTATCAATTGCGCGATGTGGACAAAGGGTATCGGTTCGATCAGCTTCTGCAAAAGATTGTGTATAACATGCTGAGGAATGATCCATGGTTTACTGAGAATTATGCAGACCGCCTTAACAAAATCAGCCATTATGCCTACGAATTTAACATTACCCGCGGGCAGTGGGATGACATCAGGATTAATTGGACTTATTACAAACAGGGAAGTCCGTATGACGGTATGAAAATGCGCAATATCGGTTTCTGGAATGTTATAAAAGATCAGGTTGGCCAGGAAGGTTATGCGTTCATTGCTGATGCCGAGGGTTATTATTCGAACACGATGAACTGGAATGCTGCGATTGCCGTTTCGTACATGATTGGTGACGATGGTGAAGGGGACCATTACCGAACGATTGAAAATGGCTTTGATCAGCTTGCTTATGCACTTGCAAGGCATTTTACAGAGAGTGAGGGATCACAGCTTTGGATGGGTAACCGTCTTGTGACATTTGAGAAAAGTGAAGACACCGGACGACGGTACCGTCTGACGTTTTATAATGTGTATGACCAGGCATATTGGAAGGTTTACGCTGATTCTATTATTCTGGCAATGCCGAAGCGGTCGCTGGAACTGATCGATCAGCAGAACTTTTTCTTTGATTCTAATACACACCCCGCCTTAAAGCAGCATATGGATTCGATATTTGATATCCCATCATTTAAGCTGCTGATGGGTTTTAACGATCCATGGTGGAAAAACGATCTAGGCATTAAGGAAGGAAAAGCTTCAACGGACTTGCCGATGAGCCAGTGTGTTTATTTTGGGACAGACCCTGACAACGCGCATTCTTTACTGCTGGCAAGCTACAACGATTACCGCACTGTCCATTTCTGGAATTCACTTATTCAGGATGAAGCTGCACGCGGCTACAGAAGCAATGATTCAGCAGATCCCGGAGAGAAACAAGTGTCGCTATTGTCAGCTCAGGAGACGACAGTGCTCCCCGGTGTAGAAGCCCCTGCACATGTCGTTAAGGAAGCTTTAAATCAATTGAGCGAATTGCATGGGATAACGGTTCCTGACCCATATATTGTACGGGTGAAAGACTGGTCCCGCGATCCTTATGGCGCTGGTTATCACAATTGGCGTACGTCTGCTTTATTTGAAGACATTATACCATTTATGCGTCAGCCAATTGCTGATGAATCAGTTCATATTATTGGTGATGCTTATTCCGGAAAACAAGGCTGGACTGAAGGCGCTTTTTGTGTGACGGAAAATTTGTTACAGACGTCTTTTTTCCTTAAGAAACCGGACTGGCTGGATGAAGCGTATTATTTAGGGCTTTAAGTTCTCAGTGGAATCAGTTTTGCCGTGGATCGTTATACTAATACTCTAATTTCATGGAATATTTGTTGTATTTTGTCGTTTTTTGGGGAATAACTTAACCTTTCTCGTGTTTACGACTGGATGGTATGTGATGACGCAGTTGTTTGATTCAGCTATTTTTAGTAGTATAAGAGTTTGTCAATCGCATCGACTTATCCCGCATGTAACTGGCAGTACGACCCCCACTGATTGAAGATTCACTTTATCAGCAACTCGAGAACCAAAAACACAAGGAGGTTTTTTCTTGAAAAAGAAATCATTAGTATATGGCGGAATTTTATTACTTATTACGATGATGATTCTTAGCGGATGCAGCGGTGAGTCAGCCGATGCTGAAAAAGATCCCATTATTTTTGCGGATGAGAGTTGGGCAAGCCTTCGTTTCCATAATGAAGTTGCCGGGACTATCATTGAATCTGGATATGGTTACGAGACAGAACAACGAAAAGGTTCCGCGGCTGCCATCTTAACGGGACTCCGAGAAGGTGATGTTGATGTACATATGGAACTGTGGAAACAAAATAATAAAGAAGCTTATGATGAGGGTATTGAAAGCGGTGATTTCGTCAAACTGTCGGTCAACTTTGATGATAACTATCAGGGCCTGTATGTGCCTACCTATGTTATTGAGGGAGACCCTGAGAGAGGGATTGAACCAATGGCGCCTGACTTAAAATATATTACAGATTTGGCCGATTATAAGGATTTATTTCAGGATCCGGAAGATAAAGAAAAAGGCCGTATTATCGGGGCTATTCCAGGATGGGAAGTGAGTGAACGGATCGCTGAAACGTTGAAAGAATATGGTCTGGACGAGCAATTCAATTATTTTCGTCCGGGTGCCGAAGCAGCGATTAATACGTCATTGGCCGATGCGTATAAAAATGGTGAACCGTGGGTCGGTTACAACTATGAACCAAACTGGGTGATGGGAAAATACGATATGACACCGTTGCTTGAGAAGGAAGATACACCGTTATCAGCTGTTGCAGAACAGGATGTCGAGATTGTTTCTCATAAAAGTCTGCCCGAAAGAGCACCTGACGTTAGTGAATTTCTCGAAAACTATCAAACATCCAGTGCGATAGCGAATGATGCACTTGATTATATGCAGAATGAGGATGCATCAGCTGAAGATGCTGCTGTGAAATTTCTGAAAGAAGAAGAAGCACTCTGGACTGAATGGGTACCTGAAGACGTCGCTGAAAAAGTGAAAGACGAGCTTTAATATGTGATTAAAGTTGGATCTCTGTTATTATGCGGATTTTGTCATAATAAGAATTGATTGGAAGGCTGCTGGCTTGAATAAAGCTGGCGGCTTTTTTGTTTTAAATGAAAGATCATTCAAAAGTGATTATCGCATGTAATTTGTACCAATGATTGCATGGCGGAAGGTTTTACCACTCTCTATAGAACAATTTACCATTATCACTAAAAACTTCATGGGCTGGAAAGTGAGAGGTATGGGCGGGTAGCTGCTCATCATGGGCGGGAATGCGGCAACATGGGCTGGAGAGCGAATGACATGGGCGGCAGCACGGCATTTAATTATTGAGGGGAGGATAAAGTGAAACTTCATTCAGCGGAATGATTTTCTCCGTTGAATGTTAGTTGAACAGAATCGGGCATTTATGGTCAGTTAGCCGCCGTTTTTTGGCGGTTTACTGATCATTATATGCGGGGAAAAAAGGACCGAGAAGTTCGAGGCGGCGCCGTTTCGAGCACAGAAAAACTTCCCCCGAATTTACAT
Protein-coding regions in this window:
- a CDS encoding macro domain-containing protein, which gives rise to MITYKHGNLLEDSAEALVNTVNTVGVMGKGIALQFKQAFPEVFQEYEKACKRNEITIGKMHVVPIDGTAGPRYVINFPTKKHWKENSKKYYIEDGLENLVKVVHDLGLSSIALPPLGCRNGGLEWTQVKTLIEKAFEGTNVNVHVYEPMGSPAPGKMKVRTKKPEMTEARALLLASINNYKGPGYKLTVLEIQKIAYFLQEAGEQLRLNFKKYKYGPYAENLNHVLQRLEGHFIRGYGDRSRQSDIQLINSAGEKAYEFLETKAETVERLNRVNNIMNGFETPYGLELLATVH
- a CDS encoding type II toxin-antitoxin system death-on-curing family toxin, with the translated sequence MEYLELEDVIELHDQALKDFGGIQGREPGKLEAKLALPMSGYGDFERYPSIEEKASVYLYEMASGHCFSDGNKRTSFLSTFTFLDLNGFDLVVEDEEVYRFVLSVANDKTRPPFEEVVLWIRKHTHKRFDIHANKE
- a CDS encoding thiamine pyrophosphate-binding protein, with the protein product MNSTDQKTFTTADAIVEQLVKAGVEVVYGIVSIHNMPIYDAIVREGSIRLVPARGESGAVNMADGYARATGKLGVVLTSTGAGAGNAAGALTESWNQGTPLLHITGEVASNYIGKKKRYIHEAKDQLSMMTGAGKKAHLLKQAEQTGALISQSINEAFKPPLGPITVSVPTDLQTMIIPETTVIDFSGHVKKAEPTDDENIIPEALIKKILEAKRPIVWVGGGVIKADATQVLKQFTDKLQPAVVTSESGKGAIPENYPLCIGNFAADPAVEGLFEKSDLLISIGTHFRGDETNDWTTPIPAEHIGINADPEALNLNYETTYGLVGDAKQVLKQLNRLIGDQASSTEPTFIEKVKSVRNQVRTELREAVAPYDEFADSMRRLMPDNAILVRDVTIPAYLWGNRLIDIYEPRTSIFASGGGIGQGLPTAIGAQIADENRLVVLMAGDGGFMVNAGELATAAQEKLPLVIVLFDDGGYGILRYLQSAAYGRTHAVDLEYPDYVKMSESMGFEAKKVTSADTFTAALETAIAKRKPSMIVVDMEAVGPTNEPYEEAESYINTFRPGS
- a CDS encoding flavin monoamine oxidase family protein, whose translation is MDKGYRFDQLLQKIVYNMLRNDPWFTENYADRLNKISHYAYEFNITRGQWDDIRINWTYYKQGSPYDGMKMRNIGFWNVIKDQVGQEGYAFIADAEGYYSNTMNWNAAIAVSYMIGDDGEGDHYRTIENGFDQLAYALARHFTESEGSQLWMGNRLVTFEKSEDTGRRYRLTFYNVYDQAYWKVYADSIILAMPKRSLELIDQQNFFFDSNTHPALKQHMDSIFDIPSFKLLMGFNDPWWKNDLGIKEGKASTDLPMSQCVYFGTDPDNAHSLLLASYNDYRTVHFWNSLIQDEAARGYRSNDSADPGEKQVSLLSAQETTVLPGVEAPAHVVKEALNQLSELHGITVPDPYIVRVKDWSRDPYGAGYHNWRTSALFEDIIPFMRQPIADESVHIIGDAYSGKQGWTEGAFCVTENLLQTSFFLKKPDWLDEAYYLGL
- a CDS encoding aldehyde dehydrogenase family protein; amino-acid sequence: MKYLNMFFDGQWTDSKDYKQRDILNPANGEVIAKASEGTAEDAKKAITAARKAFDAGDWPDMAPAERSAFLYRVAAEIDSHHDELTRLETLDNGKTLAEAGYDVSDAADCFRYYAGLIRKPEGQAYDAPDDIQTMVVHEPIGVCGLIVPWNFPLLMSVWKIAPALAAGNTVILKPSEVTPVTAVKLFEIFEAAGMPKGTVNLVLGSGATAGNELAESHHVDKISFTGGTKTGRTIMKAAAGNLKKISLELGGKSPNIVFADADLDTAVDHALYGIFFGAGQVCSSGSRILVEDSIHDQFVERFAERAKNIKVGPGDDTQSEMGPLVSEAHMNNVLDYIAAGKDEGARLVCGGNRIETGAFKNGYFVEPTAFTGTTEDMTIVQEEIFGPVAVFQTFSDEKDAVRLANNTNYGLAGSVFTSDSAKALRVIKKVRAGITWVNTYHTTYNDSPWGGYKQSGIGRSLGTYGLEEYQEVKQINISQQVERSGWFSE
- a CDS encoding FAD-dependent oxidoreductase, with protein sequence MTHSRIEMDHITHKTGKADCLSIDTAIIGAGVSGLYAGYRLLSGDFMNDKHRPDSVHIFEMDTRVGGRLESITLPDMNVTGEMGGMHYDTSYNITTTLIEDIFQLHHTPFPSGDPNDYLYYLRGKHFKGDEWARAQDRGKCLRYLINCAMWTKGIGSISFCKRLCITC
- a CDS encoding Ltp family lipoprotein, giving the protein MSAFIGAIGFIIIIVGAVLILALKKGEKKPGKVVLMVGVGLFIIGLAIPTGNSDIASSEAEEEEADQEVVEEDNNPPEENTEAEQVEEEPQETEESNEPDPVEETNTEDDVPTEHTSALNSAENYSDMMHMSKAGIFDQLTSEYGDQFPDDAAQYAIDNIEADWNDNALKSAENYSETMHMSKAGIYDQLTSEHGEKFTDEEAQYAADNIEADWNENALESAKSYQESMDMSLEAIRDQLSSDYGEKFTQEEADYAVENLN
- a CDS encoding ABC transporter substrate-binding protein, which gives rise to MKKKSLVYGGILLLITMMILSGCSGESADAEKDPIIFADESWASLRFHNEVAGTIIESGYGYETEQRKGSAAAILTGLREGDVDVHMELWKQNNKEAYDEGIESGDFVKLSVNFDDNYQGLYVPTYVIEGDPERGIEPMAPDLKYITDLADYKDLFQDPEDKEKGRIIGAIPGWEVSERIAETLKEYGLDEQFNYFRPGAEAAINTSLADAYKNGEPWVGYNYEPNWVMGKYDMTPLLEKEDTPLSAVAEQDVEIVSHKSLPERAPDVSEFLENYQTSSAIANDALDYMQNEDASAEDAAVKFLKEEEALWTEWVPEDVAEKVKDEL